TCAGGCGACCTTGCCAGGCTTGATGGAGGCTGGACTTACTGAGAAAGAAGCGGAGCAGATTATTGTCTTGACAGTTCAGTTGGCAAAGAATGCACGTGATAAGGTATGGGCAGCATTAGATGAGACTGAGAAAGCAAAACGACCATATCCTTTGATTTCTGGAGATGTCGGTCCTTACGCAGCTTATTTGGCTAATGGTTCTGAGTATAGTGGTGATTATGGTCAAATTACTATCGAGGAGCTTAAGGATTTTCATCGGCCTAGGATTCAAATTCTCCTAGATCAAGGTGTGGACTTGCTAGCTTTGGAAACTATTCCAAATCGTTTAGAAGCACAAGCCTTGATTGAACTCCTGGCTGAAGAATTTCCAGAATCAGAAGCTTATCTCAGTTTTACAATCCAAGAATCAGCCACTATCAGTGATGGGACTTCTTTAGATGAGATTGCCAAGCTTGTTTCCCAGTCAGACCAAATCTTGGCCCTAGGAATCAACTGTAGTTCGCCTCTTCTTTATGATCAGGCTCTTGCTATTCTTAAAAATGCTGGAAAAGCCCTCATTACTTACCCAAACTCAGGTGAGGTTTATGATGGCAGTACGCAGACTTGGAAACCTAAGGATAAGGATGCTCTAACCTTAGTTGAACATAGTAAAGATTGGCATGCTCAGTTTGGAGTTAAGATTTTAGGTGGCTGCTGTCGCACACGTCCAAATGACATTAAAGCCTTATATACAGAGTTTAGAACCTAGTCAAATTTCTAATTATTTGTTATAATAGGAGACTGTAAGGCTATGAGCTCTACACATTATTAGTAGAAAATGAAGCCAGCGTTAAGCTGGTTTTTAAAATGAAGAGGAAAATATGACCTACGAACAAGAATTTCTAAAAGACTTCGAAGCCTGGGTTGTTACCCAAGTTAAAGTAAACGAAACGGCCTTGGCCGCTAGCAAGAAAATCTGGGAAGAAGACGGCGATGAACGTGCACGTGATGCAAGTTACCGCTATGAAGCTAAATTGGATGCTTACAATTTCCTAATTGGTAAGTTTGCCAACTATCGTGCTGGCAAAGGTTTCCATGATATGCCAGATGGCTTGTTCGGGGAACGTCACTATTAATAAAGGATGAAAAAGAAAATGGCGATACTACTTTATAGAAAGGTATCGTCTATCAAAATAGGAGAAAACTAAATATGGCTAAAGTAAAAAATAAAAAGAAAGCTTTTAAACACCGTTTGAAAAAACAAGGACTTTTCAATAATGTTAAAGCCCCTGTTCCACCCGTTGCGCCTGTTCCACCAGTGCCACCAGTAGCACCACAACCTGTTGCTGAAACTAAGACAGCTGCCAAGGAAGAAGTAGCAGCCAAAGACCTTAGTCTTGAAGCTTTCGCAGAACTTCCAGAAGTTGAAGGCCTTCGTTCAAACCTTGTAGAGACCCTCTATAATGAAGGTTTGACATCAGTAGCGGCTTTTGCGACTGTGACTGAAGAAGAAGTTCTTGCCCTCAAGGGAGTAGGGCCTGCGACAGTTAAAAAATTAAAAGAAAATGGTGTTAGCTTCAAAGCTTAAGCCTAAAAAAAATCCGAGGTGTAGCCTTCGGATTTTTATTATTTGTCTTGGGGCTGTCAGTTAGTTAGCAGAACAAGAAAACCACTAGCTTGGCTAGTGGTCAATAGTAATTAATTATTTATTTGGATTTTGTTTCGTTAAATTAAGTCCAAAAGGTACCAAGTTTTCTTGATGCCTGCGGATGCGTCCCATATTTTCAGTGTGGCGGAAGATGATAAGCAAAGCCATGATGGTAAGAACGCCAGTGAAAATAAGGTCATAGCCATCTAGTAAGAAATGGATGGCTGGAAACACAGCCAGCGTAATAAGTCCAACAATTGCTGCAGTGACACTTGAAAATGAAATCATGCTGGTTAAATAGAGTGTTAGGGCAAAGACCAAGAGTAGGAATACACAGTAGAGTGGGGCAAAACCAAGAAGCACTCCTGCACTTGTCGCAACGGCCTTCCCACCTTTAAATCCAGCAAAGATTGGAAAAACATGCCCGATAATGGCAAAGAAACCAATGACAAGAGGTGAAACTTCTGTGACACCAAGCCAGATAGGTAGAAGAACAGCCAAGGTACCCTTGAACATATCAACTAAAAATGTGATGGTACCAGCAGTCTTACCTAGAACACGAAAGGTATTGGTTGTTCCAGTATTTCCAGAGCCATGCTCACGAAGATTGGTATGGAAGAAAAGTTTCCCAATCCAGAGGCCGGTCTGAATGGAACCTAACAAGTAGGCGATTAGGATTAACAATAAGATTTTCATGAGATAATTATAGCATACAGCCTAGTAATTGACAAAGTCAGTCAGCCTTAAGATATCTTTTGGACTTTCTTGATTTCTTTTGCAAATTCTTCTGAAAACTTATAAAATAATAAGGATGAAAATTTTGGAGGTCACTCTTGGCTAAAAAAGAAATAAATGTAAATAATTATAATGATGATGCCATTCAGGTACTAGAAGGGTTGGATGCGGTTCGCAAGCGCCCAGGAATGTACATTGGCTCAACAGATGGAACAGGGCTTCACCACCTAGTTTGGGAGATTGTCGACAATGCGGTCGATGAAGCCCTTTCTGGTTTTGGTGATGTCATCGCTGTCACCCTAAATAAGGATGGTTCCGTTTCTGTTTCTGACTCTGGACGTGGGATGCCGACAGGTATGCATGCCATGGGTAAACCAACAGTTGAAGTTATTTTCACTGTTCTCCACGCGGGTGGTAAATTTGGACAGGGTGGTTATAAAACTTCTGGAGGTCTTCACGGTGTGGGTTCTTCAGTTGTTAATGCGCTGTCTAGCTGGCTTGAGGTAGAAATTACCCGTGACGGTAGTGTTTATCGCCAACGTTTTGAAAATGGTGGTCACCCTGTAACAGGGCTTGAAAAGATTGGTAAGGCGCCTAAGTCTAAGACAGGTACAAAAGTTACCTTTATGCCTGATGCGAGCATCTTTTCAACGACTGACTTCAAATTTAACACCATCTCAGAGCGTCTTAAAGAATCAGCCTTCCTTCTTAAGAATGTCACTATGACATTGACAGACTTGCGTGGCGAAGAAGAAGTTCGTGAAGAATTCCACTATGAAAATGGGGTTCAAGACTTTGTATCTTACTTGAATGAGGACAAGGAAACGCTGACACCAGTCATCTATATTGATGGAGACCAGCAGGAATTTCACCTAGAATTAGCCCTTCAGTACAACGATGGTTACTCTGATAATATCCTTTCCTTTGTCAATAATGTCCGCACTAAGGACGGAGGTACCCACGAGACGGGCTTCAAATCTGCCATTACCAAGGCCTTTAACGATTATGCACGTAAGACTGGCTTACTTAAAGAAAAGGATAAGAACCTCGAAGGGTCAGATTACCGTGAGGGCTTGTCAGCAGTTATCTCGCTCTTGGTTCCTGAGGAACACCTTCAGTTTGAAGGACAAACCAAGGACAAACTTGGATCTCCTTTAGCTCGACCTATTGTTGATGGTATCGTTTCAGAGTATCTGACTTATTTCCTTATGGAAAATGGGGATCTGGCTTCTAACTTGGTGCGTAAGGCTATCAAGGCCCGTGATGCCCGTGAAGCTGCCAGAAAAGCTCGTGATGCCAGTCGAAATGGCAAGAAAAATAAAAAAGACAAGGGGCTCTTGTCAGGGAAATTGACGCCAGCCCAGTCTAAAAATGCTAAGAAAAATGAGCTTTATCTGGTCGAAGGGGATTCTGCCGGCGGTTCAGCCAAACAAGGCCGTGATCGTAAATTCCAGGCCATCCTGCCCCTACGAGGTAAGGTCCTAAATACTGAGAAAGCCAAAATGGCAGATATTCTCAAAAATGAAGAAATCAATACCATGATTTACACCATTGGTGCAGGTGTTGGAGCTGACTTTAACCTTGACGATATCAACTACGACAAGATTATCATCATGACCGATGCCGATACCGATGGGGCTCACATCCAGACCTTGCTTCTTACTTTCTTCTATCGTTATATGCGTCCACTAGTGGAAGCAGGACACGTTTATATCGCTCTGCCTCCTCTTTACAAGATGTCCAAAGGTAAAGGCAAGAAGGAAGTTGTCGAATACGCTTGGACGGACGGCGAACTTGAAGAACTTCGTCAAAAATTTGGTCGTGGCGCTCTTCTTCAACGTTACAAGGGGCTTGGTGAAATGAATGCGGACCAGCTTTGGGAAACAACCATGGATCCTGAAACAAGAACGCTTATCCGAGTGACGATTGATGACTTAGCGCGTGCCGAACGTCGTGTCTCAGTCCTTATGGGAGATAAACCAGCACCACGCCGTCAATGGATTGAAGATAACGTTAAATTTACGCTTGAGGAAAGTGGTGCATTTTAGGTTGCAGACCAGAAGGGAAAGTAATAAGATAGAGTTAGGGAGAACGCTTACTATCAATAGATGCTTGGTTTTATAAAGAGATAAGTTATTTATTTTCTACATAGTTTATTAACTATTTGATGTGTCATTGACTAGAAATCAATGGAGGTAGAAAAATGGATTTTAATGTTATTGATTACCTGGTTTACCATGCAGATGTAGCTGTTCCTGCTATTATTCTTATGGTTATTGTTTCTACCATATACTTAATTTTTTATGGCATACGACCTATAAAAACACGCTTTTTTATCCTTTTTCTTCTATCTATAGTTTCCCTCATAATCTTCGTGGTGGATAATCCTCTCTATTCTTATTTTGGAAGTCCATACTCAGGTTTATTATTTGTGTTTTACTATATGTTGATCTTTTCAGTGTTTTATGTGCCATTCTCGCTAATAGCTTTTATAAAAAGTCTTCTACATTTAATACGCTTTCAAACCAAATATTCAATCTTACTAGTTATTAATAGTTTCTTTGCCACATTACTGGCTTTCCTCAATCTGCTCTTTTTACAAGGGTCTTTGGGATTTCTCCCTGCTTCATCTATGTACCTTATTTTTCTTCTCCTAGCGATAATTGGTATTGTTCAAACTATAATAGGAGGAAAGGAAAATGAAAAAAATAAAGACTATATTGCTAAGTCAGGAAAAGACAGTATGAGGTAAACCTATGTTATCTAAGGTATTAAGTTTTTTACTTTACTATCCTCAAGTGGTGTTTCCTGTATGTGCAGGGGCAATAGCTTATTTAAGCGTTTATAAAAAGAGACCACTAAAAACACGCTTTTTGACCCTTTCTATACTAGTACTGCTAACCTTTCTTCTATCTTTGATAGATAATCCCTTCTCACAGAGGACCTACTCGGGTTTGTTATTGGCTTTCTATTATGTCTATGTTTTTTCTCCTCTAAGTGTTGCTTGTAGTATCACAGCTCTTTTAAAAAGTATCTATCATTATAAGCTATTCCGTATGCCATTAGCTCTAGTTCTCGTGATCAATGGCTCCATAATGACCGGTCTAACAATCTTAAACCTTATTTTATTCTTTGGGGAACTTTCTACTTCATTGACACTATCTTGTGTATCTTTCATTTTAATTGCGATAAGTGCAATGCTTCAATTGGTGGTTGGCGAAATAGAAACCAAGAAGGTTAAAGCGATTCTGATACAGTTGCAAAGTCAAGGAAGGACATTGTAAACTGAGGAGTGATTACTGTTCATCTTTTATATTATTCCAATCACTATTTAAAATAAAAAAATAAAGAGAAATCTTAATGACCGATGCTGATACCGATGGAGCTCATATCCAGACCTTGTTACTTACTTTCTTTTATCGTTATATGCGTCCACTGGTTGAAGCAGGGCACGTCTATATCGCTCTGCCTCCCCTTTACAAGATGTCTAAAGGAAAAGGTAAGAAGGAAGTTGTCGAATATGCTTGGACTGATGGTGAGCTTGAAGAACTTCGTCAAAAGTTTGGTCGTGGCGCTCTTCTCCAACGTTACAAGGGGCTTGGTGAAATGAATGCGGACCAGCTTTGGGAAACCACCATGAATCCAGAAACCCGCACCTTGATCCGTGTTACCATTGATGACTTGGCGCGTGCAGAACGCCGCGTCTCAGTCCTAATGGGAGATAAACCAGCACCACGCCGTCAATGGATTGAAGATAATGTCAAGTTTACGCTGGAAGAGAGTGGGGAAATGTTGTTTTGAAAGAAGTACAGATAAAAGGAGAGAGATGAATGAAAAATAAGGTCTATTATGGAGAATATTCTTTAGAGCATTGGATTAAGTTGATTTTAAAGAAGAATATTGTATTACCTGATTATCAACGTTATTATGTTTGGAATCAAGAAAAAGTTAAAACACTAATTGAAAGTTTTAATAAAAAAGAATTTGTTCCCCCAGTTACTGTTGGAGCCTTTACTGATGAAGAAGGGAGAAAAAATTTAATTCTAGATGGGCAACAGCGTTTAACGTCTATATTTCTTGCTTATTTAAATTTATTTCCGAATCGTAAGTGTGAAGATTGGGCACCTAAAGATTTCATTCCTCTAGCTAATACCAATGATGATTCTGAAATTGATGAAGGTAATGATTATAAAGGAGTAGATTGGAATTTTAATAGACTTCTATCAATCGGAAGTTCAAAAGCAAGCATAAAAGAAAAGGTAAAGACGGAGCAATATATTACTCTAAATGTAGATATTGGAGAAGATTTTTTTAAAGATAATTATTTAGGTTTTTCATTTATTGTACCTAGTTATGATGGAGAAGAACGTAAAAAAGAGCAAATAAAGTTTTATTCTTCTGTTTTCCGTCATATAAACATTCAAGGGGAAGCATTGTCGAATGTAGAAAGCAGACGATCTTTATATTACTTGAATGATGCTTTAGAACCATTTTTTGATCCTGATATTTTTAAAAATATTAAATTAAATGATAAGAAGTTAGATTTTGTACGCTATCTAGCAATTTTGGATAGTTACAAAAAACAAGATTATAATATTTCTCAAGTTGCTGCGGGAAATGGAAATAAACTTGAACAGTTTTATACAGATTATGTTTATAAAATTGCTGAAGAATTTGATTTTGATTTTGATTTTGATAATAAAATTTCAATTCTTTCTAAAAACTTAGAATATGATTTTTTTCCAGAAAATTTCCCGTCAATTATTGATGCAGATATCTATATGTTTGGGTTAATTTATTTTTCTGTTTTTAAAGAGAAAAAACTTATTCTTGAGAAAAATAGTAATCTAAAAGCTGAGATTGTCAATAAAATATCTGAATTAAAAGATTTGAAGATTAAAGCTGGCCAAGAGTTTGAGGGCACTCTTTATTCTTATGAATATGACTATGAATATGGCTACTATCATCAGAAGAGCCCCAATGCTTTGAAGTATATTAGACTTAGATTAAAAGAATCCCTTGAGTTGTATAAGGAGTATTTTAGTGAGTAAGCATACAGATTTTATTTTAACTCCTATAACTACTATTTTGGAAGAAGCAGTTGCTGCAACTAATAGTATCGGTGATGGAATTGAAACCTACCCTTTGTGTGATTACATTTTACAAGCTACATTCTTAAAAATGACTGGTTTTCAAGAGCAAAAGATGAAATGCATTGCTTGGGAGTTGGGAACAAATGATTTTGAGTTTAGATATTGGTGGTTAGAAAAAGCTAACTTAGGAACTTATTCAGCATATGATCAGAAAAATAGTATTTATAAAGAATTTTGTCAGGTACTTAAGAGAATAAATATAGATTTTGGTATAAATGAAATCAATAAACAGATTTTATTAGAGAATACTACTCAAAAGATTGATGAAATATTTAAAGATTCAAACCTAATTTCTTGGGTTCGTGCCGATTTTTCTTATTTTGTATCAGATGATTGGATTGATACTGATCAATTTTTGAAAGATGAAAAAAATATGTTTGTGTCAATGCCAAACGAAAACAATAGACCTAAGAAGCCAGAGAAAAAAGAAGGAGATAGTGAGCAAGGATATGAAGATAAACTTAGGGACTATAATAAGAAATATACTATTTATATTAAAAATATAGAGCATAATTTAAAATGTAAGTATGAAAATATGTATAATCAACGTAATCGATTGGCACATAATACTTTATCTTATCAGCAAAACTTACCGACATTAACTAAATTAGTTAATGAAACTCAAGCATCCAGAAATTATTTTATTTGGTTTGGACTGTTAACTTTAATTGATAATATTTTTATAGAATTGTATCAACTATATCAAGACGGATTGGAAGATAAGCTTGATTATTAAAAATGAAAATAGAAATGACTTCATCCCACAGTAATAATCACCTTTCCCAGTTTTAAAACAAGAAATCTCACTTGAAGAATATCTTGTCTAGTGGGGAATAACTTAAAACACACATATGTGTTTTGAGTTATTGGAGTAAAATACGAATTTTTAGATATGTTCTGAATTTTTTTAGAGCAATCCTTACAGTATATTGATAAACTTCCTCATGACAATTTTGATCAAGTGGTTGATAAGTATGCGGATATGAATATTGCCCATCCTTTCCGTGAGGGGAATGGACGCGCCATGCGGATTTGGCTAAATTGTATGCTTCGTCAGAAGCTGGGTAAAGTGGTAGATTGGAACGCCATTGATAAGGATGAATACCTGAATGCCATGAAGCGTAGTGCAGTGTCGACTGGAGAACTCAAGTATCTCCTCCTGAATAATCAAACTGAAAACCTCACCCAGGCCTGTTTCTTCAGGGGACGCTTTATACTACTTGAAGGATATTGTCTTTACCAGACAAGGAAGTTATGAAGTTCAAGTAAAGGTGACGATCATCTTTTGTATGTAAACAATCGCTAAAACTTATTGGAGGTGCGGTATTGATTACGTTATTAATGTTGCCTTTTTTCCTTGTTCTCCTAGCCATTTTTGGAATTATATATGATTTAACGATCAATAAAGGTAGAAAAGAGTGTGCTCGCACAGTATCCTTGTTTATATTGAATATCCTCACTATTGGTATCTGTCTATTAGATCTACCAATGGAAAGTAAACCATACTCAGGAATAGGGTTTATCTTATTTTATTCACTTGCTTTCACCCCTTTGATGATTGTTTTCTCACTATATACCCTCTATAGGATTGGAAAACATTATAGGTATTTTAAGAGTAAGTTTGCTATAATACTCCTATTTAATGCTATTTATTAGTAAATACTTTTGTATTATGGAGAAGCTTTAAAATATACCATAGAAACGATATTAAATTGTTTTATTTTATTTTAATCGTTTTATGGATTTGCTCAACTATCCAATTGATAGTAGGCGAACTTGAGAAGAAAAGAATACGAGGCATCCAAAAACAAGAGGAGCTAGATAGTTATGAAAAATAACTTAATTAAAGATAGGTGCAGAAAATACAGAAGTCAAGAGCAAATGCTGAGGAGTTGTGAGGTAAGAAAGTTTGCAGAGGAGTGTTTAGATGACTATTCTTGAAACAGACCGTCTCATTATACGGGACTTGCAGGAATCTGATTTGCCGGCTTTGATCGCTATGAATCAGGATCCGGAGGTCATGCAGTATTTCCCAAAGCCATATAGTCAAGCGGAGTCCTTGCGGCTTTATCAGGGTATTCAAGATGAAGTTAAGGCTTATGGATACAGTCTTTGGGCTGTTGAAGAAAAGGACAGTCAGGAGTTTGTCGGCTTGGTAGGTCTGCACCATTCGGATTTACGGATTTTTGCTGGAAAAGAAGTTGTAGAAATCGGCTGGCGTCTGCGAAAAGAGTTTTGGAATCGTGGTTATGCGACGGAGGCTGCCCAAGCCTGTCTAGACTTCGCTTTCCAGCAAGCTGGCTTATCAGAAGTTTACTCTTTTACATCCTTACTCAATCTCCCTTCGCAAAAAATCATGCAAAAGCTAGGCATGGAATTTGTCAAAGAATTTGATAACGAAAAAGTTCCAGCAGGCAGTCCCCTTTATAGACATGTCCTCTACAGAATCAAAAGTTTTCACTAAAAAGGCAGATATTCCCATGAGAACTGAAACCGAGATGTTTGATGTGATTTTGCAAACCGCAAAAGTGCTACAGGTTGACGCTGTCGCTATGTCTGGTTCACGAACGGATACAAGAGCGCCAAAAGATGAATTTCAAGATTACGACGTGGTTTATGTCGTGGACGACTTAGATAATCTGACGAGTGACCTTTCTTGGCTGGACTCCTTTGGCAAACGTATCATTGAGCAACATAATGTCCTAGGCAACCGTCGACTTTATCTGATGCTCTTTGAAGATGGCAATCGCATCGATTTGACACTCTGTCCTAAAGAACATATCCAAGAGTGGGTGGACAGCGAGGCAGGTTTCAGAGTGCTAAAAGACGATAAAGGTTTGTTTAAAGCCTATCAGCCTAATTACAAGCGCTATTGGATTTGTCCACCTACCGAAGAGGAATTTGCTACATCCTGCAATGAATTTTGGTGGGTATCGACTTATGTCGTCAAAGGGATACGAAGAAATCAGCTTATCTATGCGACTGATCACCTCTATGGCATTTGCCAGCAAGAAGTCTTGAAGGTCTTGGCTTGGCAGGTCGCAAGTGATAGGGGAATAGTCGGTATCGGCAAGAACTACAAGTATCTTTTCCAGTATTTACCTACAGAGAAAGAGAAGAAATTCTCAAATCTGCTTGATTTTTCAAGTGTAGAAAAACTTACTCAGTCATTGTTTGCTACGATGCAATTTTTCCACCAAGAGGCTAAATCTCTTGCTCAAAAAATGGGATTTGACTACGATAAAGAAGTGGCTGAGAAGATGATTGAGTATGCTGAGGAGAGACTCGAAACAAATGAAACCATTACAAAATAATAAGATAACAAAATTTTTACTGATTAGTTTTCTCATTTCTTGGGGATTTGGTTGGGGATTACTTGTTTTCCTGACGCAAATGGGCCTCTTAAGTCTAACAAGTCCTCTGGGAGTCTTTCTCCATCTGCTAGGAGGTTTCGGTCCCACCATTGCAGCCATTTCTTGTTTGCCTCAAAAATCAATTAAAAGCATAGTTTCTTTTATCTTAGGGGACTCAAAGAAATATATTTTCTTATTTCTTGTACTAATTTTCGTGCAGGCGGGTGTTATTGCTTTCTCGTCTAAGGAGATTAATCCAGCTTTTCCACTAGGAAATTTATTTGTTATTTTTTTGAGTGCAGTCTGTGTTTATGGTGGAGAAGAAGAATTGGGATGGCGAGGCACCTTGCAACCAACTTTGGAAACTAGATTCTCCTTTTGGATTTCCAGTTTGATAACAGGTTGTATTTGGGCAGTATGGCATGTACCTTTATGGTTTGTGATTGGAAGTTCCCAAAGTAGGATGCCTTTTATATTATTCAGTCTATTTGCAATTTATCTCAGTATTCTCCTAGCTGCTGTTTTCAAAAAAACTAACTCGGTCCTCTTTTGCGCCATTTTTCACGGTCTAATTAATACCCTACTTAGCTTATTTGTTATTAAAATTAATCTTTTATTCATTCTAGGATTAGTAGGATTACTCTTCTTTTCTCACTACCTACAAAGAAACAGTTAAATTTATAAAATATAGATTTACTTTGCAACAAAACAATAAAAAGAGAATTATTATGTCTAATATTCAAAACATGTCCCTTGAGGACATCATGGGGGAGCGTTTTGGGCGCTACTCAAAGTACATTATTCAGGAGCGTGCGCTTCCTGATATTCGTGACGGTCTGAAACCCGTTCAACGTCGTATTCTTTATTCCATGAATAAGGATGGCAATACCCATGACAAGGGCTATCGTAAATCTGCCAAGTCGGTGGGTAACATTATGGGTAATTTCCACCCCCATGGTGACAGTTCCATTTATGATGCCATGGTCCGTATGTCTCAGGACTGGAAGAATCGTGAAATCTTGGTTGAGATGCACGGTAACAATGGTTCTATGGACGGTGATCCACCAGCGGCCATGCGTTATACCGAGGCACGCTTGTCAGAGATTGCTGGCTACCTTCTTCAAGATATCGATAAAAACACCGTTCCTTGGGCTTGGAACTTTGATGATACAGAGAAGGAACCAACTGTTTTACCTGCAGCCTTTCCAAACCTTTTGGTAAATGGGGCTACGGGGATTTCTGCTGGTTATGCCACAGACATTCCACCACATAATCTGGCAGAGGTCATCGATGCCGTTGTCTATATGATTGATCACCCCTCTGCTAAACTGGAAAAGTTGATGGAATTCTTGCCTGGCCCAGATTTCCCAACAGGAGCTATTATTCAGGGGAAAGATGAGATTCGTAAGGCTTACGAAACAGGTAAGGGCCGAGTAGTTGTGCGTTCGCGTACTGAAATTGAGCAACTTAAAGGTGGCAAGGAACAGATTATTGTTACTGAGATTCCTTACGATGTTAATAAGGCTGTCTTGGTTAAAAAAATTGATGATGTTCGAGTCAATAACAAGGTTCCAGGCATTGCAGAAGTTCGTGACGAGTCTGACCGTACAGGTTTGCGTATTGCTATCGAACTTAAGAAGGATGCTGACAGTCAAACCATTCTGAACTATCTTTTGAAATATACGGATCTTCAGGTCAACTATAATTTCAACATGGTGGCTATTGACAATTTCACCCCACGTCAAGTGGGCTTACAAAAGATTTTGTCTAGCTACATTGCCCACCGTCGTGATATTATCGTTGCTCGTTCAAAATTCGACAAGGAAAAAGCTGAAAAACGTCTTCATATTGTGGAAGGACTCATCCGTGTCATCTCTATTTTGGATGAAGTCATTGCCCTTATCCGAGCTTCTGAAAATAAAGCTGATGCTAAGGAAAATCTTAAAGTCAGCTATGATTTTTCAGAAGAACAAGCTGAAGCCATCGTGACCTTGCAACTTTATCGTTTAACAAATACGGATATTGTCACTCTCCAAAATGAGGAAGCCGATTTGCGTGAGCAGATTGCTACCTTGGCTGCCATCATTGGTGATGAGCGTACCATGTTTAATGTCATGAAACGTGAACTTCGTGATATTAAGAAGAAATTTGGAAACGACCGTCGTTCAGAGTTGCAAGCAGAAACCAAGACTATTGAAATTGATACTGCAAGTTTGATTGTTGAAGAAGAAACCTATGTCAGCATCACTCGTGGTGGTTATGTCAAACGTACTAGCCCACGTTCTTTTAATGCTTCGACGATTGAAGAAGTTGGAAAACGTGATGATGACGATTTAGTTCTAGTTCAGCAGGCTAAGACGACACAACATCTCTTGATTTTCACCAATCAGGCCAATGTGATTTATCGTCCAATTCATGAGTTGCCAGATATTCGTTGGAAGGATCTGGGAGAGCATTTATCACAAACCATCTCCAACTTATCTAAGGATGAAGAAGTGCTTTACGCCGAAATTCTGGATGATTTTGAAACAGGTACTTACCTAGCAGCTACCAAGCTAGGTCAGATTAAACGTTTCGAACGCAAGGAATTTACGCCATGGCGTACCTACAAGTCTAAGTCGGTTAAATACGCTAAACTCAAGGATGATAGTGATTTTATTGTCACAGTCACTCCAATTCAATTGGATGATATCATGATTATCACTCAAAGAGGTTATGCCCTTTGCTTTAGCGCGGACGAAGTTCCAGTAGTTGGGGCCAAGGCAGCAGGTGTTAAGGCAATCAATCTTAAAGACGATGATATCGTTCAGG
The DNA window shown above is from Streptococcus salivarius and carries:
- the parC gene encoding DNA topoisomerase IV subunit A, translating into MSNIQNMSLEDIMGERFGRYSKYIIQERALPDIRDGLKPVQRRILYSMNKDGNTHDKGYRKSAKSVGNIMGNFHPHGDSSIYDAMVRMSQDWKNREILVEMHGNNGSMDGDPPAAMRYTEARLSEIAGYLLQDIDKNTVPWAWNFDDTEKEPTVLPAAFPNLLVNGATGISAGYATDIPPHNLAEVIDAVVYMIDHPSAKLEKLMEFLPGPDFPTGAIIQGKDEIRKAYETGKGRVVVRSRTEIEQLKGGKEQIIVTEIPYDVNKAVLVKKIDDVRVNNKVPGIAEVRDESDRTGLRIAIELKKDADSQTILNYLLKYTDLQVNYNFNMVAIDNFTPRQVGLQKILSSYIAHRRDIIVARSKFDKEKAEKRLHIVEGLIRVISILDEVIALIRASENKADAKENLKVSYDFSEEQAEAIVTLQLYRLTNTDIVTLQNEEADLREQIATLAAIIGDERTMFNVMKRELRDIKKKFGNDRRSELQAETKTIEIDTASLIVEEETYVSITRGGYVKRTSPRSFNASTIEEVGKRDDDDLVLVQQAKTTQHLLIFTNQANVIYRPIHELPDIRWKDLGEHLSQTISNLSKDEEVLYAEILDDFETGTYLAATKLGQIKRFERKEFTPWRTYKSKSVKYAKLKDDSDFIVTVTPIQLDDIMIITQRGYALCFSADEVPVVGAKAAGVKAINLKDDDIVQAVFVANTQSFYLLTQRASLKRVATADIPQAKRAGRGLQVLRELKTKPHRVFTAGPVFTENSGGEIDLLATPAEETPQTLLVTATTGETAEVDLSLLNLSDRTSNGSFIEGLADKEVFSAKIIEK
- a CDS encoding CPBP family intramembrane glutamic endopeptidase, whose translation is MKPLQNNKITKFLLISFLISWGFGWGLLVFLTQMGLLSLTSPLGVFLHLLGGFGPTIAAISCLPQKSIKSIVSFILGDSKKYIFLFLVLIFVQAGVIAFSSKEINPAFPLGNLFVIFLSAVCVYGGEEELGWRGTLQPTLETRFSFWISSLITGCIWAVWHVPLWFVIGSSQSRMPFILFSLFAIYLSILLAAVFKKTNSVLFCAIFHGLINTLLSLFVIKINLLFILGLVGLLFFSHYLQRNS
- a CDS encoding aminoglycoside 6-adenylyltransferase — translated: MRTETEMFDVILQTAKVLQVDAVAMSGSRTDTRAPKDEFQDYDVVYVVDDLDNLTSDLSWLDSFGKRIIEQHNVLGNRRLYLMLFEDGNRIDLTLCPKEHIQEWVDSEAGFRVLKDDKGLFKAYQPNYKRYWICPPTEEEFATSCNEFWWVSTYVVKGIRRNQLIYATDHLYGICQQEVLKVLAWQVASDRGIVGIGKNYKYLFQYLPTEKEKKFSNLLDFSSVEKLTQSLFATMQFFHQEAKSLAQKMGFDYDKEVAEKMIEYAEERLETNETITK